A genomic segment from Glycine soja cultivar W05 chromosome 20, ASM419377v2, whole genome shotgun sequence encodes:
- the LOC114403707 gene encoding polyadenylate-binding protein 1-like isoform X1 — translation MEQEEHEVYGADIPDEEIDMDADAEQQDEQLAPNHTNKELEDMKKRLKEIEEEASALREMQAKVEKEMGAVQDSSGTSATQVEKEEVDARSIYVGNVDYACTPEEVQQHFQSCGTVNRVTILTDKFGQPKGFAYVEFVEIDAVQNALLLNESELHGRQLKVSAKRTNVPGMKQYFGRRPAGFRSRRPFMPASFFPPYGYGRVPRYRRPTRYRPY, via the exons ATGGAGCAGGAAGAGCACGAGGTGTACGGTGCAGACATTCCCGACGAGGAGATTGACATGGACGCAGACGCCGAACAGCAAGACGAGCAACTTGCCCCCAATCACACAAACAAG GAACTGGAGGACATGAAGAAGAGGCTGAAGGAGATCGAGGAGGAAGCTAGCGCCCTACGCGAAATGCAGGCAAAGGTTGAGAAAGAGATGGGCGCTGTTCAAG ATTCGTCTGGCACTTCTGCGACTCAAGTTGAAAAGGAGGAAGTGGATGCTCGATCAATCTATGTTGGTAAT GTTGACTATGCATGTACGCCTGAAGAAGTCCAGCAGCATTTTCAGTCCTGTGGAACTGTGAACAGGGTGACAATACTGACAGACAAATTTGGTCAACCAAAAGGGTTTGCTTATGTAGAGTTTGTTGAGATTGATGCTGTGCAGAATGCTCTCCTGTTAAATGAATCAGAATTACATGGTCGACAACTGAAG GTGTCTGCCAAGCGTACAAATGTTCCTGGAATGAAGCAGTATTTTGGAAGAAGACCTGCTGGTTTCCGATCTAGGAGGCCTTTCATGCCTGCTTCATTCTTTCCACCATATGGATATGG AAGGGTTCCAAGGTATAGAAGACCCACTCGATACAGGCCATACTAG
- the LOC114403707 gene encoding polyadenylate-binding protein 1-like isoform X2 has product MLDQSMLVDYACTPEEVQQHFQSCGTVNRVTILTDKFGQPKGFAYVEFVEIDAVQNALLLNESELHGRQLKVSAKRTNVPGMKQYFGRRPAGFRSRRPFMPASFFPPYGYGRVPRYRRPTRYRPY; this is encoded by the exons ATGCTCGATCAATCTATGTTG GTTGACTATGCATGTACGCCTGAAGAAGTCCAGCAGCATTTTCAGTCCTGTGGAACTGTGAACAGGGTGACAATACTGACAGACAAATTTGGTCAACCAAAAGGGTTTGCTTATGTAGAGTTTGTTGAGATTGATGCTGTGCAGAATGCTCTCCTGTTAAATGAATCAGAATTACATGGTCGACAACTGAAG GTGTCTGCCAAGCGTACAAATGTTCCTGGAATGAAGCAGTATTTTGGAAGAAGACCTGCTGGTTTCCGATCTAGGAGGCCTTTCATGCCTGCTTCATTCTTTCCACCATATGGATATGG AAGGGTTCCAAGGTATAGAAGACCCACTCGATACAGGCCATACTAG